TGAATTAAATGATCATCAGCGCAGTAAAGTGGAGCTATTCTGAGTTTCTTCTGTCATCCTTAAAAtctttaattaaatatttttattttacgttcatcacattttttggtTATGATTTTCCTCTTTGcgtgttcattttatttttgtcactttgatttatttttccattcctcTTACTATATATGAATCTTAATTGCTTTTCCACTCTTAttataatatttcaaaaattttaAACAGAGTTATATTATATATCTACATAAAAGcataagataataataataatttattcaaattaatgtaattgtttgtgtttgtttatttcaaatttcGCCACATAAGAGAGTTCTGACTTTAAACTagtgaaattaaaatataaataaattcaacCATAAATGGAATGCAATTAttttaaatggaattattttcaattattgtcttagttattaaatgaaatgatgataaATGATGCACAGTAAAATGGAGCTATTCTGAGCAAAATATTCAATgttaatatattataataatagtaatataaAATCTTTAATTAAACAGAAATTtgcgtttatttttattttactttcatcACATTGTTTGGTTGTAATTTTCCTTTTTGCgtgctcattttatttttgtcactttaatttatttttccattcttctTACTATATATGAATCTTAATTTCTTTTCCGCTCTGATTAtaatattaaaattttttttaaaaagaatgatattatattatattacattaacagtgaaggaattttttttcatccttttaatCCCTCGTGAGACGTTCAAGGCCCGTTTTTGTTTCCGACCTGACGGATCAATGCGTTTTGCGGCACGTGTGCGCGGCTGACTGCAAGCGGATCGACCAATGGCAGTGCGGCAACGCTGACGAGATTTTGATGTACACACTTATACCGACAATCGGGCGATCAAAGTTCACCAAAAGACCGATCATCTGACGTCGCTGAAAGATTTTCCTGAGCGATGATCCTGCGGTGCGGGTCGTGCTGaataatttttatatttcagGGAAAGAgatgaagagagagagaaaatctctCGTAACACACcgcacaccacaggataatcggTTCAGATAAAGTAGACATCCAATAATCGGGCTTTTGCTGACATTGCCGATCTGAAAAGggtcaaaaatacaaacattatcGGGATCTGTCAACCCTGCGTGAGTCTCCTCCCCAAACTCTTTGATGATCACTCATATTTGTGATCGTGAATACTAAACGGTTTCAACGCTTACGATTGTCGGGCCCGCAGTTTCAGAGACAAATTGTTTTGAACACAACGCCCACACTGCAGGATCATCTTTGAAAGACATCCGATAACCGGACCTCTGCCGACTGATCAGAAGGCGAAAAAACGTGGCCCGATTGTTGTTGGGTGTGTACGGTGCTTATCCCCAAAACTTTTGCCGCTGAACACTGTCAATACAGTTTTTGCAATCGTACATTTTGAACCggtttaacattgattttcggCAGGAGTAGTTTGAAAATCTCAAAGTTTGACAACCGGACTTCTGCTGATTTTGATCAGAAATGGTAGGGGGGGCGCTGAAACCGGGCCCGGTTATGATATGACGACGTGCGCTCCCCACTTGTTGTCTTTCCGTGCTGCAGTCAGATTGGGAGCGATCATCGCGACCTATTTGGCCGGGCGAGTGCACTTTTTAGTGACGCTGCGGCGACTTCTTTGAATAAGCTTTGAGTCAGAGCTGGCCCGGCGCCCCCTCTGGAGCTTGACTCATCggatccggggggggggggggaagacgaCCCTTTTCTGTCTGGACgccataaccccccccccccaccaccaccaccaccaccaacatcaCCCCACCCAATCGCCATCCTCATCAAATTGTCTGCAGAGGATGGgttagcgcccccccccccaccgccactcCACAAAATATCCaatcaagcccccccccccgaaggtGTTTGTAggaagggtgtgtgtgtgtgtgtgggggggggggggttcatcgTCACGTGACCTTTCCATCTCCACATCTGGGACGAGGCGATGACCGAGAGCCTCTTGTGTAAGAAGAAGGGAGCACTGTCGTTCGtgtcccttctttttttttttgttgttgttttttttttttttttgtcatgcagcAGAGTTGAGTTGGGCACTTCAGAGCCGCAGAGCGAGGgagcgaaagagagagaaagagagaagagagagagagagagagagcagaattGGCGGAGTTGATTAGCGCCTTCACCATCTTATCTGCACGCTCGTGCGCTCGATTTCACCTCCATCCATCGTACGGACGCCTTTCAGACGAAACCGAACGCGTGCAATGAGACttgcatccatgcattttctttgccgcttatcctcacaagggtcacggggggggggggggcgtgtcgGAGCCTtttcccagctctcaacagggcaggaggcggggtacaaccctgaaccggtcgccggccaatcgcagggcacacggagacaaacaaccaatcacactcacaatcacacctacgggcaatttagtgtccaattaatgtcgcatgttttttgggatgcgggaagaaaccggagtgcccacccggagaaaagccacgcaggcacaacggggggaacacgcaaactccacactccggaatcgaacccgggtcctcagaactgtgattccaacgcttttaccagctgttccgcccaatgaaattttaattactttttttttggggggtggggggtttaatTTCCATAACCAACTCCCGTCTGTTTACTCCCACGTGTATAGCAAATGATCGTTATCATTATCGTTAGCGTTACGGAGCTGCACGTTTCTCGAGCTCGCCTTCGTTAGGGTGTGCAAAACCtcggactggtcgccggtcaattAGAAAAACGAGCGTAACACCCGCCGACAATTGAAGGCCTTCGATCGACCGAAGgcagcggtgtcaaactcatttttgtgccCGTCTTCAATCCCTCATTTTATTAACACgcgaaatttatgaattagtttCAGAATCCGACATCAACGCtaatgtttgttatttttttttcgttaacacaaaaatgtttacatctcAACGTTATCGTTTATGCTATAtatgacaacttgaaattttggcacagaatTTGACGCAGATGGttttccttcgcgggccacgtaaaatctaGTGTCAGGGCCCGGATATGGCCcacaggccttgagtttgatacctgtgaCCCAAGGTAATTTTTTGGGGCGAGAAAATGTGGGTGGTGTTTGGACTGCTTTCACTGGAGCTACTCATTTTGTAAGCGGGTGGGGCACCGCCCCGTGTGCCCTCTGTATCACCACAGCGCCATCTGCTGGGTGGATtgcactaccccccccccccagcaacaaaaaaatgcagcataTTTCTCATGGCGCTGTCACGTTACttcttttgccatttttctgGTGTCTCGCACGCTCCGTTTACCACGTttaataaccccccccccctcacccgtAATGGCGTCACGGATCATTTGTCCTGGATTTTCAAGGGACGCAATTAAAAGGCTGTCAAGAGCGAAACAGATAATCAAATATGGAcatggatttcctcccacacgcGCATGAGGGAAGTTAGCGAGGGACAAACCAAGTCTTATACTcgccatccatccgttttctttgccgcttatcctcacgagggacgcggggagtgctggaggctatcccagctgtcaatggccaggaggcgggctacaccctgaactggtcgccagccaatcgcagggcacatcgagacaggcaacgatcgcacctaggggcaatttagagtgtccaattaatgttgcatgtttttgggatgcccgtagaaaagccacgcaggcacggtcgaacccgggacctcagaaccgtgaggccaacgctttaccgtgGTTCGTGCCGACTGAACACAGTTGTTTATGTGACATAGGTTCATGATCGCGTACATGCTAGCTGCGTGCTTTTGGCGCTTTATGGTCCTCTTAATAGCTTTGCTGACACCTTGTGGCATCTATCCGCCATTACAAACTTCTTTTAGTGGGGGCTGTcaataataattcattcatctatgcattttcttagctgcttatcctcacgagaagtgctggagcctatcccagctgtcggtGGGGTAAAccggttgcctgccaatcgcagcgAAGTCAAGTCTTGTACGACATTTTTGTTAtcgtgtttgttgatttttaactatatttttccccctgaaTTGGACGGCATTTGGCATATAAAATGgacgctatttttttttttttaaacaaaaaactgcCTCCTGGCCCCAAAAACAAGGCCGAGCCTGTCGGAGACAAACAGAGCGAACCTCCTTCTCCGCTTTCTTCCCCTTCATTAGCATCGTTTCTCTCGCGCAGCCAACCCCGTAAGACGTCACCCGCCACGTCGAGTCgctgtcaaaaaagaaaaaagaaacgtgCTCCGTCGTCCAACGTTTCGCAAAGTGCAGGGAGAGGACACGGACGAAAGTCGCGTTTCGGGAAGGAAGAACGACACTTTCGCAGGTGTTTGCGGGcgcaattgcaaaaaaaaaaaagaaaaaaaaacgcgttTGTGGCGACGGCGAAGGTTTCAAACGCTGCCGGGCTGCCATTCCTCagtttttggtgtgtgtttggGTGTTTTAGGAGCAGAGCTCAGAGGGGCCTCCTGCATTGTCGCCCTCGCAAGAGGCCAAACGGGCGACGGTGGAGCCGCCgaccgccgccgcctccgcccCTCCCGCCAACAGCAACGACGAACCGGACACGTCGGTCGCCTCCGCCGTGACGTCCGCCAACGACAGCTCCACCGAGGCTGGCACGCCTCTGCAGACCGACACCGAGGTGCGCCGTAGATCTCAAAAACGTGATCGTCGAAGTCcttgaaaaaaaacgttttcagtGCACGACCCTGAGACGGTTCCGTAAAATCCATCGCGAGGGTTCCGACGTGTGCCGAATCAGCGCAACGAACATCCAAAACCGGACACGCCCGTAGTGTTCATCTTCTTCGGAACGTCGGCTGGACCTTGACATTTTCATTAGACTCGAACATAAACTTATTTTCAATTAAGGTGGGATCATTATTACTTGGCAGCAAAGAGGGTCTCCTTAATTAACGGAAGCGGACATTAAAGCCGGGGAAGATGATGAGGCGCGATCGTCGCCGTGGGAAATAAGCGAGCCCTCGCGGTCCGATCCAAATGTGCCGTCGCGAGTCGGGCCCGCGTCAAGGGACGCATAGGATAGGATGGGATACATAGGCTCCGGCAATCCtccgagcctcgtgaggataagtggctcaggaaatggatgcgTGGATATTTTTCACAATAACATGTGTGGGTTCTCCAGGATTTGAAGGCCGTGGATCAGGAAGCGAACCGGACGACGCCAGACGACTTGCAGTCGGAGAACCTTCAACCGGCAGACGCGTCGGTCAGACCAGGAGACGGGCGGATTCCTGACGTCGCGCCGTCCCACGCTCCACCGACGACGGCCGCTCAGCTGGTTCCCCATCCCAGCGATCCTCAGCTGAGCCGGGTTTACGCCCTCCCCGAGGGGTACAGACCCCTCGGTGGGGATTTACGCGCCGGGTACGGCAGCCTATCCCGTGGCAGCTCCGCCCTCCACAGCTACTGGCCAGGCAAAAACTTCCAACCCGGGGCACACTTCACGTTGCCCTTCCTGAGGGACAGCTACGCACCGGCGGGATTCGGCGGCCCCACGGGGGACGAGGGCCTCGGGGACCAGTCGGGGAATCCCGTGGACGTGAGGAACGACCACCCGGCGGCCACTTACGCCACCTTGGGAGGGATTCACAACTTCAGGCCCATTACTACCATGGAGCTCCTCAGGGAGCCTTCCAGAACCAGGTAACAAGATCACTGAGTCGGACAATCAGTTCTGGGTCTTGGGGACCACTTTCAGGATACATCAGGAACTGAATCGAAACCAACAAGACTCACGTCATTACTGATACTGATATACGAGCCAACACCCTTGTCAATGGGtccaaacaagtttttgtttacTGTTTGTCTTCTCTAGAAGCGGCTACGACGACGCCTTCATGGCCCAGCTGGAGGGCAACCTGAACCCTTTCTTCCAGGCCGTGTGCCGGGCGCAGACCCTGCAGTTCCCCCACAAGCGCAGCAGCATGGTGAGCCTGGACAGCATCCGCAGGGACCCCCGCTGGAGGGACCCCAACCTGCACGAGGTCATCTccatgctggcccacccgatgGACCCGGTCAAGTCCAACGCCGCCGCCTACCTGCAGCACCTGTGCTACGAGAACGACCGCATCAAGCAGGAGGTGCGGCAGCTGGACGGCGTCCCCATGCTGGTGGACCTGCTGGACCACCCCAAAGCCGAAGTTCACCGAAAGGCCTGCGGAGCCCTGCGCAACATATCCTACGGGAAGgaccacaacaacaaaatggccGTCAAGAACTGCGACGGCATCCAGGCTTTGGTCCGACTGCTGAGGAAGACGAGCAGCATGGAGGTCAAAGAATTAGTGACAGGTACGGTTCTAGAACCTGCTGCCATTGCCAGAAACACCGAAGCAGGTTAAACAGCTGATTTTTAAAAGGTGAGCGTTTGTCAGATGTCTCTGAAAGATGATCCTGAACGATTATCCCGTGGTGTGAGGTGTGTTCAGAGTACTTTTCCATAACTGATTTGTTTGGAAATCGATTATGTAAAGTTATacattttttgatttatttattttttttttttttacaatttagctcaaatttttaaaaatgtgaccgACTCGCATGTGACAAGGAAAATAATTCCTTACCTTTTTTACCTTTTGCTAGCTGAATAAACAACAATATCAAGTCACGGGTAAGTGTTTTAGCTAATGTAAGCTAActtcaataaatgaataaataacattAATTCACGGTTAAGTGTGTTAGATAATGTTAGGCAGCCACTTTAGCTAAATAAATAAGGGTATGAGATCACGTATAAGTGTTTTTATGCGTGGTCCAAAGCAGAAGGTCTTGTGTAGTACCAATGCCGTCCTGTGGGGGAGCAGCGTGGTGTTGCAAGACGAGCGGAAAAtgcgaagaagaaaaagaagaagaagaacaaaaacaagaacatggAGAAGAGcaagaacaagaagaaaaaaaagaacaattacaaaaaaataagaaaaggaGGACAGTTATAGTAATGTATATTCAAAATTGTATCTTTTCAATATTTGATCGCAAGGGACGGAAAAAGGCGCAAATTTAATTCAGTTCAGTATGTCAATATGGAGAACTTCAGTTTAGCTATTTGCTATAATGTCAGTGTTTTTttgtagaggataaagaatgcatgcctgtgagtattgttatattttctGTATGTACGTGTTGTCCCAcaatttgtgttcaaacatcTGTTACTTAAACTAGGGTTGTAAAAATCATAACTGCTAACTATCAATATGTGAatgacattttccatttatGGTAGCATTAACCGTATTTAGCAAGCTTTATATTCACAACACGTGTTCATGtcgctatttttttgtttagtttgatgGTGGGTAGCATCAAACGGTgtgaagtctcttttttttttttgaccatgtTGACTCTTTGGCGAACTAGTTTTACTTGGTCGCCCCAGGAACCCTTTGGAACCTCTCGTCGCACGAGCCCCTGAAGATGACGGTCATCAACCACGGCCTGCAAACCCTCAACGAAGAAATCATCATCCCCCACTCGGGCTGGAGGAGGGAGCCGTCGGACCCGTCCCACCGGCACGGCGCCGAGTGGACCACCGTCTTCAAGAACACCTCAGGATGTCTGCGGTAACCTCGGCCGCCGTCGGGCAATAAACGACGGGCGGCT
This DNA window, taken from Syngnathoides biaculeatus isolate LvHL_M chromosome 17, ASM1980259v1, whole genome shotgun sequence, encodes the following:
- the arvcfa gene encoding splicing regulator ARVCF, producing the protein MPAQVKEEQSSEGPPALSPSQEAKRATVEPPTAAASAPPANSNDEPDTSVASAVTSANDSSTEAGTPLQTDTEDLKAVDQEANRTTPDDLQSENLQPADASVRPGDGRIPDVAPSHAPPTTAAQLVPHPSDPQLSRVYALPEGYRPLGGDLRAGYGSLSRGSSALHSYWPGKNFQPGAHFTLPFLRDSYAPAGFGGPTGDEGLGDQSGNPVDVRNDHPAATYATLGGIHNFRPITTMELLREPSRTRSGYDDAFMAQLEGNLNPFFQAVCRAQTLQFPHKRSSMVSLDSIRRDPRWRDPNLHEVISMLAHPMDPVKSNAAAYLQHLCYENDRIKQEVRQLDGVPMLVDLLDHPKAEVHRKACGALRNISYGKDHNNKMAVKNCDGIQALVRLLRKTSSMEVKELVTGTLWNLSSHEPLKMTVINHGLQTLNEEIIIPHSGWRREPSDPSHRHGAEWTTVFKNTSGCLRNVSSDGAEARQRLRECEGLVDALLHALHSAVVNKDADNKSVENCVCILRNLSYHVHKEVAGVERLQEPHVAQLIRSVAPHRKKNSDEPDCFGGKRPKEEWFSHGLKLLYQPEVVRLYLSLLACSHNANTLEAAAGALQNLAAGHWTWSSYIRATVRKEKGLPILVELLRSDADKVVRAVAIALRNLAMDRRNKDLIGSYALRDLVSNLPCGQQRPAKNLEGDTVVSLLNTIHEIISDSQENARALVHGHAVQKLVAISRSSQSARETRAAAHVLQTIWAYKDLRNALNKAGWNKSHFKPTATGAPKKPKSAKQSGDDITLPLMDKSQDVFSSSLEPNDRVEDGIGAVVERDAVPAISERKHFIRAGRPAVGLVDNKPPPLDSWV